From Pagrus major chromosome 6, Pma_NU_1.0, one genomic window encodes:
- the LOC140998724 gene encoding transcription factor HES-4-like produces the protein MKPAEIRFSLQRPLQHRDPAMAPTITAAMTTSQEHLTLTHKLRKPLVEKLRRERINSSIEQLKSLLGPDFLKQQPDSKLEKADILEMTVCVLRRLQQQHQQQRRLLNHFNKLQSSSDNNLTEADFSPLSSTVQTSITKDKSPVNSALWRPW, from the exons ATGAAGCCAGCAGAGATCAGATTCTCTCTACAGAGACCTCTACAGCACAGAGATCCAGCCATGGCACCTACAATCACTGCAGCAATGACCACTTCTCAGGAGCATCTCACTCTGACCCACAAG cTCAGAAAGCCTCTGGTGGAGAAGTTACGCAGAGAGCGAATCAACAGCAGCATTGAGCAGCTCAAGTCTCTCCTGGGTCCAGACTTCCTCAAACAGCAGCCAGACTCCAAGCTGGAGAAAGCAGACATCCTGGAGATGACAGTTTGTGTCCTGagacgactgcagcagcagcatcaacagcagAGAAGACTGCTGAACCACttcaacaagctgcagtcttCCTCTGATAACAACCTGACAGAGGCTGACTTCTCTCCTCTGAGCTCCACAGTCCAGACCAGCATCACCAAAGACAAGAGTCCAGTCAACAGCGCCCTCTGGAGGCCGTGGTAG
- the LOC140998746 gene encoding transcription factor HES-4-like, with the protein MKPAEIRFSLQRALQHRDPAMAPTITAAMTNSQEHLILTHKLRKPLVEKLRRERINSSIEQLKSLLGPDFLKQQPDSKLEKADILEMTVCVLRRLQQQHQQRRLLNHFNKLQSSSDNNLTEADFSPLSSTVQTSITKDKSPVNSALWRPW; encoded by the exons ATGAAGCCAGCAGAGATCAGATTCTCTCTACAGAGAGCTCTACAGCACAGAGATCCAGCCATGGCACCTACAATCACTGCAGCAATGACCAATTCTCAGGAGCATCTCATTCTGACCCACAAG cTCAGAAAGCCTCTGGTGGAGAAGTTACGTAGAGAGCGAATCAACAGCAGCATTGAGCAGCTCAAGTCTCTCCTGGGTCCAGACTTCCTCAAACAGCAGCCAGACTCCAAGCTGGAGAAAGCAGACATCCTGGAGATGACAGTTTGTGTCCTGagacgactgcagcagcagcatcaacagaGAAGACTGCTGAACCACTTCAACAAACTGCAGTCTTCCTCTGATAACAACCTGACAGAGGCTGACTTCTCTCCTCTGAGCTCCACAGTCCAGACCAGCATCACCAAAGACAAGAGTCCAGTCAACAGCGCCCTCTGGAGGCCCTGGTAG
- the LOC140998726 gene encoding transcription factor HES-4-like codes for MKPAEIRFSLQRPLQHRDPAMAPTITAAMTTSQEHLTLTHKLRKPLVEKLRRERINSSIEQLKSLLGPDFLKQQPDSKLEKADILEMTVCVLRQLQQQHQQQRRLLNHFNKLQSSSDNNLTEADFSPLSSTVQTSITKDKSPVNSALWRPW; via the exons ATGAAGCCAGCAGAGATCAGATTCTCTCTACAGAGACCTCTACAGCACAGAGATCCAGCCATGGCACCTACAATCACTGCAGCAATGACCACTTCTCAGGAGCATCTCACTCTGACCCACAAG cTCAGAAAGCCTCTGGTGGAGAAGTTACGCAGAGAGCGAATCAACAGCAGCATTGAGCAGCTCAAGTCTCTCCTGGGTCCAGACTTCCTCAAACAGCAGCCAGACTCCAAGCTGGAGAAAGCAGACATCCTGGAGATGACAGTTTGTGTCCTGagacaactgcagcagcagcatcaacagcagAGAAGACTGCTGAACCACttcaacaagctgcagtcttCCTCTGATAACAACCTGACAGAGGCTGACTTCTCTCCTCTGAGCTCCACAGTCCAGACCAGCATCACCAAAGACAAGAGTCCAGTCAACAGCGCCCTCTGGAGGCCGTGGTAG
- the LOC140998725 gene encoding transcription factor HES-4-like, whose protein sequence is MKPAEIRFSLQRPLQHRDPAMAPTITAAMTNSQEHLTLTHKLRKPLVEKLRRERINSSIEQLKSLLGPDFLKQQPDSKLEKADILEMTVCVLRRLQQQHQQQRRLLNHFNKLQSSSDNNLTEADFSPLSSTVQTSITKDKSPVNSALWRPW, encoded by the exons ATGAAGCCAGCAGAGATCAGATTCTCTCTACAGAGACCTCTACAGCACAGAGATCCAGCCATGGCACCTACAATCACTGCAGCAATGACCAATTCTCAGGAGCATCTCACTCTGACCCACAAG cTCAGAAAGCCTCTGGTGGAGAAGTTACGCAGAGAGCGAATCAACAGCAGCATTGAGCAGCTCAAGTCTCTCCTGGGTCCAGACTTCCTCAAACAGCAGCCAGACTCCAAGCTGGAGAAAGCAGACATCCTGGAGATGACAGTTTGTGTCCTGagacgactgcagcagcagcatcaacagcagAGAAGACTGCTGAACCACttcaacaagctgcagtcttCCTCTGATAACAACCTGACAGAGGCTGACTTCTCTCCTCTGAGCTCCACAGTCCAGACCAGCATCACCAAAGACAAGAGTCCAGTCAACAGCGCCCTCTGGAGGCCGTGGTAG